In Planctomycetia bacterium, one DNA window encodes the following:
- a CDS encoding cation-translocating P-type ATPase encodes MAHQIIGVGAAEAEHYAHHHDHKHDHNHSHFHEHAGSAAHAARSATFWLFLTFAGGILVLTSYYIQWFSPVVETVDELGRVTVTYQYQFHMDLVAAVGALLLAFRIIGYALRNLLSGHMHMDELVALAIVASIGIGDYRAAGVIGFFLLLSEIVETRTAIGARASIEELIRLTPKTARLITPQGEREVEAISLQKGQRVRVLPGDNVPADGVVVSGESTINQANITGESLPVDKHPGDPVFSGTSNLTGALEVEVTRVGEETTLGKVQELILAAERTRIPIMRLIDRYVGWYTPVILMLAALVLFFTKDDNGMYRAITMLVASCPCALIMATPTAMVAGLSCAARLGILIKDVTHLEGAGRLNAVVFDKTGTLTTGELSVTRLIPLEGVDGADLLATAASAELQSNHPAARAINDVAREANVSVTRPEKFEEVAGRGVAARVGGAEVLVGRETFLRERGVDTSVAAAVVEQIEGMSQLYVARNGRVLGVVGLEDRTRHAAREAVDELRAIGMRRVAMLTGDRQGVARRVAAEMGCTEFKADCLPQEKLDLVEQMKREGYRVAVIGDGVNDAPALAAGDLGIAMGAVGSDVAINSASIALLNNDLTRIPFLIRLSRATRKVVVQNLVFGVLFVVTVMALGAFDVIRPTLAAALHTASTLVVVFNSARLVRFGEEKQTHEQMMHGASGAPARA; translated from the coding sequence ATGGCTCACCAAATCATCGGCGTCGGCGCGGCGGAAGCGGAACACTACGCCCACCACCACGACCACAAACACGATCACAACCACAGCCATTTCCATGAGCACGCCGGCTCGGCCGCCCACGCCGCGCGCTCGGCGACCTTCTGGCTCTTCCTCACCTTTGCCGGCGGCATCCTTGTCCTGACCAGCTACTACATCCAATGGTTCAGCCCGGTCGTCGAGACAGTTGACGAATTAGGCCGCGTCACAGTGACCTATCAATACCAGTTCCACATGGATCTTGTCGCCGCCGTCGGCGCGCTGCTCCTGGCCTTTCGCATCATTGGCTACGCCCTGCGAAACCTGTTGAGCGGCCACATGCACATGGACGAACTCGTCGCCCTCGCCATCGTCGCCAGCATCGGCATCGGCGACTACCGCGCGGCCGGCGTCATCGGATTCTTCCTGCTGCTTTCCGAGATCGTCGAGACGCGCACGGCCATCGGCGCGCGGGCCAGCATTGAGGAACTGATCCGCCTCACCCCCAAGACCGCACGGCTCATCACGCCGCAGGGCGAGCGCGAGGTCGAAGCCATCTCGCTTCAGAAGGGCCAGCGCGTTCGCGTGCTGCCCGGCGACAACGTGCCCGCAGACGGCGTCGTCGTCTCCGGCGAATCGACCATTAACCAAGCGAACATCACTGGTGAATCGCTCCCGGTGGACAAGCACCCCGGCGACCCAGTCTTTTCCGGCACGTCCAATTTGACCGGCGCGCTGGAGGTCGAAGTCACCCGCGTCGGCGAAGAGACCACCCTCGGCAAGGTGCAGGAGCTGATCCTCGCCGCCGAACGCACGCGCATCCCCATCATGCGGCTGATCGATCGCTACGTCGGCTGGTACACGCCCGTGATTCTCATGCTCGCGGCCCTCGTGCTGTTCTTCACCAAGGACGACAACGGCATGTACCGCGCCATCACCATGCTTGTCGCGAGCTGCCCCTGCGCCCTGATCATGGCGACGCCCACGGCCATGGTCGCCGGATTGTCGTGCGCGGCCCGACTGGGCATCCTGATCAAGGACGTGACGCACCTCGAAGGCGCGGGCCGGCTCAACGCCGTGGTGTTCGACAAAACCGGCACGTTGACAACCGGCGAATTGTCCGTCACGCGCCTGATCCCGCTCGAAGGCGTCGATGGCGCCGATCTGCTGGCGACCGCCGCCTCGGCGGAGTTGCAGAGCAACCACCCGGCGGCGCGGGCGATCAACGACGTCGCGCGCGAAGCGAACGTGAGCGTGACTCGACCGGAGAAGTTCGAGGAAGTCGCCGGTCGCGGCGTGGCGGCGCGAGTCGGCGGCGCGGAGGTGCTGGTCGGCCGCGAGACGTTCCTGCGCGAGCGCGGGGTGGATACGTCGGTGGCCGCGGCGGTGGTTGAACAGATCGAGGGCATGAGCCAGCTTTACGTCGCGCGCAACGGACGCGTGCTGGGTGTGGTGGGATTGGAAGATCGCACGCGTCATGCGGCGCGCGAGGCCGTCGATGAGCTGCGCGCGATCGGCATGCGCCGCGTGGCGATGCTCACCGGCGATCGACAAGGCGTGGCCCGGCGCGTGGCGGCGGAGATGGGCTGCACCGAGTTCAAGGCCGACTGCCTGCCGCAGGAGAAGCTCGATCTCGTCGAGCAGATGAAACGCGAAGGCTATCGCGTCGCGGTGATCGGCGACGGCGTGAACGATGCGCCGGCGCTGGCGGCGGGCGATCTCGGCATCGCCATGGGCGCAGTCGGCAGCGATGTCGCCATCAACTCGGCGTCGATCGCGCTGCTGAACAACGATCTGACGCGCATTCCGTTCCTGATCCGCTTGAGCCGCGCGACGCGAAAGGTCGTGGTGCAGAACCTCGTCTTCGGCGTTTTGTTCGTGGTGACGGTCATGGCGCTCGGCGCGTTCGACGTCATCCGTCCGACGCTCGCGGCCGCCCTGCACACCGCTTCGACGCTCGTCGTCGTCTTCAACTCGGCGCGGCTGGTGCGCTTCGGCGAAGAGAAGCAGACGCACGAGCAGATGATGCACGGCGCGAGCGGCGCTCCGGCGCGCGCGTAA
- the prmC gene encoding peptide chain release factor N(5)-glutamine methyltransferase, producing the protein MTQTRPADTSDWTIGKLLDWTRAHFDSRGVEEPRLCAEILLAKALACRRIDLYAQYDRRPDEAQRAAFRAMVKAAAEHRPIAYLVGKKEFYSLEFDVTPDVLIPRPETEIIVEKALAFAANCPGDRVTVWDVGTGSGCIAVTIAKREPRAQVVATDISEPALAVARSNAAKHGVAERVMFTVADLLEQASGGSGEAFDLITANLPYVATADAQSLPKMVRDNEPATALFAGADGLGLFRRMAPQAAPRLRPGGLLLLEIGMGQAEAVTRLYVAAGLELTGAYADLRGIVRTLGFTLPA; encoded by the coding sequence ATGACCCAGACCCGCCCTGCGGACACCTCCGACTGGACGATCGGGAAGCTGCTCGACTGGACGCGCGCCCATTTTGATTCGCGCGGCGTTGAGGAACCTCGTCTCTGCGCCGAGATTCTCCTCGCCAAGGCGCTTGCCTGCCGCCGGATCGACTTGTATGCGCAATACGACCGCCGGCCGGATGAAGCACAGCGCGCGGCGTTTCGCGCGATGGTCAAAGCGGCCGCCGAACATCGTCCGATTGCGTACCTCGTCGGGAAGAAGGAGTTCTATTCGCTTGAGTTCGACGTGACGCCCGACGTGCTGATTCCACGGCCTGAAACAGAGATAATCGTCGAGAAGGCGCTGGCCTTTGCGGCGAACTGCCCAGGCGATCGCGTGACCGTGTGGGACGTGGGCACGGGTTCGGGCTGCATCGCGGTGACGATTGCGAAGCGCGAGCCTCGCGCGCAGGTTGTCGCGACGGACATCAGCGAGCCGGCGCTGGCGGTGGCGCGGAGCAATGCCGCGAAGCATGGCGTGGCTGAACGTGTGATGTTCACCGTGGCCGATTTGCTGGAGCAGGCGAGCGGCGGTTCCGGCGAAGCGTTTGATCTCATCACGGCGAACCTGCCGTACGTGGCGACGGCCGATGCCCAGTCGCTGCCGAAGATGGTGCGCGACAACGAACCTGCGACGGCGCTGTTTGCCGGCGCGGACGGGCTGGGTCTGTTTCGGCGCATGGCACCGCAAGCTGCGCCGCGGCTGCGCCCGGGCGGATTGCTGCTGCTGGAAATCGGGATGGGCCAGGCCGAGGCGGTGACGCGCTTGTACGTTGCCGCGGGGCTGGAGCTGACCGGTGCGTACGCAGACCTTCGCGGGATTGTGCGGACGCTGGGCTTTACACTACCGGCATGA
- a CDS encoding sulfurtransferase — MKHAPGFLKLVSEAKQHVRETDVPTVKARMDRGETFVLVDVREDNEWAAGHLPGAVHLGRGIIERDIETKYPDPNTELVLYCGGGFRSALVAESLQKMGYRNVISMDGGFRAWKEAGHSIVTD, encoded by the coding sequence ATGAAACACGCCCCCGGATTTCTCAAACTTGTGAGCGAAGCGAAGCAACACGTACGCGAGACGGACGTGCCGACGGTGAAGGCGCGAATGGATCGCGGCGAGACGTTCGTGCTGGTCGATGTGCGCGAAGACAACGAATGGGCCGCGGGTCATCTACCCGGAGCGGTGCACCTGGGCCGCGGCATCATCGAGCGCGACATCGAGACGAAGTACCCCGATCCGAATACCGAGCTGGTGCTGTATTGTGGTGGCGGCTTTCGCTCGGCGCTGGTTGCCGAAAGTTTGCAGAAAATGGGCTATCGAAACGTCATCTCGATGGACGGCGGCTTTCGCGCGTGGAAGGAAGCGGGCCATTCGATTGTGACGGATTGA
- the amrS gene encoding AmmeMemoRadiSam system radical SAM enzyme, with the protein MSATASLKKVLHENTAAADPALVRVEGDAIRCFACGHRCSIREGRSGVCRVRFNAGGELRVPYGYVAGLQIDPIEKKPFYHAFPGRDALSFGMLGCDLHCSYCQNWITSQALRDDEAVSLPRFTDPVRLAELAVGHGAPVVVSTYNEPLITAEWAVEVFKAAKARGLTCGFVSNGNGTPEVLKFLRPYVDLYKVDLKGFDDRRYRELGGVLSNVLATIEQLVEMGYWVEVVTLIVPGFNDGDAELKGIATFLAGVSRDIPWHVTAFHPDYKMADTPRTPKQTLLRAYEIGKTAGLRFVYPGNLHGLVGDLESTHCPACDAIVIRREGFYVHENRMREPGKCPQCAAAIAGVWDSAMPVRSVGSGIPLPVLGPLD; encoded by the coding sequence ATGTCGGCAACGGCATCGCTCAAGAAGGTCCTCCACGAAAACACCGCCGCCGCGGACCCGGCGCTGGTGCGCGTCGAGGGCGACGCCATTCGCTGCTTTGCTTGCGGTCATCGGTGCAGCATTCGCGAGGGGCGAAGCGGCGTCTGCCGGGTGCGCTTCAACGCGGGCGGCGAATTGCGCGTGCCATATGGCTACGTCGCCGGATTGCAGATCGACCCGATAGAGAAAAAGCCGTTCTATCACGCCTTCCCCGGACGCGATGCCCTCTCGTTCGGCATGCTCGGATGCGATCTGCATTGCTCGTATTGCCAGAACTGGATTACGTCGCAGGCGCTGCGCGACGACGAGGCCGTCAGCCTGCCGCGGTTCACCGATCCTGTTCGGTTGGCGGAGCTTGCCGTCGGGCACGGCGCGCCGGTCGTCGTTTCCACGTACAACGAGCCGCTCATCACGGCCGAATGGGCGGTCGAAGTGTTCAAGGCGGCCAAAGCGCGCGGGCTGACGTGCGGGTTCGTCTCGAACGGCAACGGCACGCCGGAGGTGTTGAAATTTCTTCGCCCGTACGTGGATTTGTACAAGGTCGATCTGAAGGGGTTTGACGACCGGCGGTATCGCGAGCTGGGCGGCGTCTTGAGTAACGTGTTGGCCACAATTGAGCAGCTTGTCGAGATGGGCTACTGGGTCGAGGTGGTCACGCTGATCGTGCCGGGCTTCAACGACGGCGACGCGGAATTGAAAGGGATCGCGACGTTCCTCGCGGGCGTTTCGCGCGACATCCCCTGGCACGTCACGGCGTTTCATCCCGATTACAAAATGGCCGACACGCCGCGCACGCCGAAGCAGACGCTGCTGCGGGCGTACGAGATCGGCAAGACGGCGGGTTTGCGATTCGTTTATCCCGGCAACCTGCACGGCCTGGTGGGCGATCTGGAATCGACTCATTGCCCGGCGTGCGACGCGATCGTGATTCGCCGCGAGGGCTTTTACGTCCATGAGAATCGCATGCGCGAACCGGGCAAGTGTCCGCAGTGCGCCGCCGCGATCGCCGGCGTCTGGGACAGTGCCATGCCGGTGCGCTCGGTTGGAAGCGGCATCCCCCTGCCGGTCCTCGGGCCGCTGGATTGA
- the lpxB gene encoding lipid-A-disaccharide synthase, with translation MNDKSPPTRIFISAAEQSADEHAAAFISAFRRRRPDATFVGLAGPAMQAAGCRALADLTTRSAMAHAAVSRVPEALRMLAIFRKHFAREPHDAAVMIDSPALNLPIAKIARKAGVPVLYYIAPQSWAWGWRRWRNQRIRARTTRVACIWPFEEPYFREWGIDAKYVGHPSFDRLLATPADPARVTAFRHDGQPVIAILPGSREHVVREVFPGQLEVARAIAARFRRARFIVTAANGQVNALIQEINAHSRRSVGLTVVAGAADRAAAIAAADLALVASGTVTLEVAFRRTPMIVMYNTNRWLYNLIGRWFITTKHLSIPNILAGEEIVPEFMPYYVNTSAISARALELLCAPGRLDAMRERLRQVIEPIVRPGAADNAAAVLDEMLNAGSIVRPLH, from the coding sequence ATGAACGACAAATCCCCTCCAACTCGAATCTTCATCAGTGCAGCCGAGCAGAGCGCCGACGAACACGCCGCTGCATTCATTTCCGCGTTTCGACGCCGCCGGCCCGATGCGACCTTTGTCGGACTCGCAGGTCCGGCCATGCAGGCCGCCGGTTGCCGGGCGCTGGCCGATCTGACCACGCGCTCGGCCATGGCGCATGCCGCAGTCTCGCGCGTGCCCGAAGCGCTGCGCATGCTGGCCATATTTCGCAAGCACTTCGCGCGCGAGCCGCACGACGCGGCCGTGATGATCGACTCGCCTGCGCTGAACCTGCCGATCGCGAAGATCGCGCGCAAGGCGGGAGTGCCGGTGTTGTATTACATCGCGCCCCAGAGCTGGGCCTGGGGCTGGCGGCGCTGGCGCAACCAGCGCATCCGCGCGCGGACGACCCGCGTCGCGTGCATCTGGCCGTTCGAGGAACCGTACTTTCGTGAGTGGGGCATCGACGCGAAATACGTCGGGCATCCGTCGTTCGACCGATTGCTGGCGACGCCGGCCGATCCGGCGAGGGTGACGGCATTTCGTCACGACGGGCAGCCTGTGATTGCGATTCTCCCCGGATCGCGCGAGCACGTCGTGCGGGAAGTCTTTCCCGGCCAGCTTGAAGTCGCCCGAGCAATCGCCGCGCGATTTCGCCGGGCCAGGTTCATCGTCACCGCTGCCAACGGGCAGGTGAACGCGCTGATCCAGGAGATCAACGCGCACAGCCGTCGCAGCGTGGGGCTGACCGTCGTGGCGGGGGCGGCCGATCGTGCCGCGGCCATTGCCGCGGCCGACCTGGCGCTGGTGGCATCGGGCACGGTGACGCTGGAGGTCGCGTTTCGTCGCACGCCGATGATCGTGATGTACAACACCAATCGCTGGCTCTACAACCTGATCGGCCGGTGGTTCATCACGACGAAGCACCTGTCGATTCCGAATATTCTTGCCGGCGAGGAGATCGTGCCGGAGTTCATGCCGTACTACGTGAACACGTCGGCGATTTCGGCGCGGGCATTGGAATTGCTCTGCGCGCCCGGTCGACTGGACGCCATGCGAGAGCGTCTGCGGCAGGTGATCGAGCCGATCGTTCGACCCGGTGCGGCCGACAACGCCGCCGCGGTGCTGGACGAGATGCTCAACGCGGGGTCAATCGTGCGGCCACTGCACTGA
- the fbp gene encoding class 1 fructose-bisphosphatase has product MSTQPTDTIRSARKRDNNHLVTIQEHILCQQRHHQTATGGFSWLLSGITLAARIISANVRRAGILDVLGEAGSANVSGEQQQKLDVLANKSIQLCLEYRGNVGIIASEELDEPTVLTNAGSAGKYVVVFDPLDGSSNIDVNVSVGTIFSILERDPDGFNANDPAADVLQAGMRQLAAGYIVYGSSTVLVYTTGEGVHFFTLDPSVGAFVLSNENVRMPEKGKIYSVNEGNYNSFPEGVKRYLQWCKTEEAGPFTSRYIGSLVADFHRTLLRGGIFLYPPTAKAPTGKLRLLYEANPIAFIAEQAGGMATDGKGRILEKNPTSLHQRTPLFVGSKWEMDRLQKYLEEFPD; this is encoded by the coding sequence ATGAGCACGCAGCCTACCGACACCATCCGGTCCGCCCGCAAGCGCGACAACAATCATCTTGTCACGATTCAGGAACACATTCTCTGCCAGCAGCGGCATCACCAGACGGCGACCGGTGGATTTTCGTGGCTGCTTTCGGGCATCACGCTGGCAGCGCGAATTATTTCGGCAAACGTGCGCCGCGCAGGAATCCTCGACGTGCTGGGGGAAGCCGGCAGCGCCAACGTGAGCGGCGAGCAGCAACAGAAGCTGGACGTGCTGGCCAACAAGAGCATTCAGTTGTGCCTGGAGTATCGCGGCAACGTCGGCATCATCGCTTCCGAGGAACTCGATGAGCCAACCGTGCTGACCAACGCCGGATCCGCCGGGAAATACGTCGTCGTGTTCGATCCGCTGGACGGTTCAAGCAACATCGACGTGAACGTGTCCGTCGGGACGATCTTCTCGATCCTCGAGCGCGATCCGGACGGCTTCAACGCCAACGACCCGGCCGCCGACGTCCTTCAGGCGGGCATGCGCCAGTTGGCGGCGGGTTACATCGTCTATGGCTCCAGCACCGTGCTGGTCTACACGACCGGCGAGGGGGTGCACTTCTTCACGCTCGATCCGTCGGTCGGCGCGTTTGTGTTGTCCAACGAGAACGTGCGCATGCCGGAGAAGGGCAAGATCTACTCGGTGAACGAAGGCAACTACAACTCCTTCCCCGAGGGCGTCAAGCGCTACCTGCAATGGTGCAAGACGGAGGAAGCGGGGCCGTTTACCAGCCGCTACATCGGATCGCTTGTGGCGGACTTTCACCGCACGCTTCTTCGCGGCGGCATCTTCCTCTACCCGCCGACGGCCAAGGCGCCGACCGGCAAACTGCGCCTGCTCTACGAAGCCAATCCCATTGCGTTCATCGCCGAACAGGCCGGCGGAATGGCGACCGACGGCAAGGGACGAATCCTGGAAAAGAACCCGACCAGTCTTCACCAGCGCACGCCGCTGTTCGTCGGCAGCAAATGGGAGATGGATCGGCTGCAAAAGTACCTGGAAGAATTTCCCGATTGA
- the mnmA gene encoding tRNA 2-thiouridine(34) synthase MnmA gives MSGGVDSSVAACLLHEQGYDVVGVFMRLGSHDHGPQGDDSANDACAAKDSRAAQDACAINAHEFSPQTPRTVPLPVQSATPRGDRHRGCCSAEDATDARVVAGKLGIPFYAINFEKDFSKLIDRFADEYAVGRTPNPCVLCNSWLKFGKLRNYADAVGAEYIATGHYARLDWREDGAGMARPILRTARHTEKDQSYFLFGVSTRMLRRTLFPLGDLTKEQVRAHARRLGLAVHDKAESQDICFVPDRNYAAVVRARRPEAFVPGEIRHVDGRVLGRHDGLPQFTIGQRRGVRVAQGTPIYVTGLDASTGTLTVGPREAALTGALRASDVQWLIDRPSGPIRAQVRVRYNHAAAPATVTIDAANGDRSSAGDAIRSGASNGESTRRVDTVTVRFDEPQWAVAPGQAAVFYDGEIVLGGGWIDAAV, from the coding sequence ATGAGCGGCGGCGTCGATTCCAGCGTCGCGGCCTGCCTGCTCCACGAGCAGGGCTACGACGTGGTCGGCGTCTTCATGCGCCTGGGTTCGCACGATCACGGGCCGCAAGGCGACGATTCGGCAAACGACGCATGTGCGGCAAAGGACTCTCGCGCGGCACAGGACGCATGCGCCATCAACGCCCACGAATTCTCGCCGCAGACACCGCGAACCGTGCCGCTGCCGGTGCAGTCCGCCACGCCGCGCGGGGATCGTCATCGCGGCTGCTGCTCGGCCGAGGACGCGACCGATGCGCGCGTGGTCGCCGGCAAGCTGGGCATTCCCTTCTACGCGATCAACTTTGAGAAGGACTTCTCCAAGCTCATCGATCGCTTCGCCGACGAATACGCCGTCGGCCGCACGCCGAATCCCTGCGTGTTGTGCAACTCGTGGCTGAAGTTCGGCAAGCTGCGGAATTATGCGGACGCCGTCGGTGCGGAGTACATCGCCACCGGTCACTACGCCCGGCTCGACTGGCGCGAAGACGGAGCGGGCATGGCGAGGCCGATCCTGCGCACGGCGCGGCACACCGAGAAGGATCAATCGTATTTTCTGTTCGGCGTTTCGACACGGATGCTGCGGCGCACGCTGTTCCCGCTTGGCGACTTGACGAAAGAGCAGGTTCGCGCCCACGCGCGGCGGCTGGGGCTGGCCGTGCATGACAAGGCCGAGTCGCAGGACATCTGCTTTGTGCCGGACCGGAATTACGCGGCGGTGGTTCGCGCGCGGCGGCCCGAGGCGTTCGTGCCGGGCGAGATTCGCCACGTCGATGGGCGTGTGCTGGGCCGGCATGACGGCCTGCCGCAGTTCACGATCGGCCAGCGGCGCGGCGTGCGCGTGGCCCAGGGCACGCCGATTTATGTCACCGGTTTGGACGCATCGACGGGTACCCTGACGGTCGGCCCGCGCGAAGCAGCGCTGACTGGCGCGCTTCGAGCGAGCGATGTGCAGTGGCTCATCGACCGGCCGTCCGGCCCGATCCGCGCGCAGGTGCGCGTGCGCTACAACCACGCGGCCGCGCCGGCGACGGTGACGATCGACGCCGCGAACGGTGACCGCAGCAGTGCCGGCGACGCCATCCGATCGGGCGCATCCAACGGTGAGTCCACGCGGCGTGTTGATACCGTGACCGTGCGTTTCGATGAGCCGCAGTGGGCCGTCGCGCCGGGTCAGGCGGCGGTGTTCTACGACGGCGAGATTGTTCTCGGCGGCGGCTGGATCGACGCGGCGGTTTGA
- the rpsB gene encoding 30S ribosomal protein S2, which produces MSSELVRELIASGVHFGHRVSRWNPKMAPYIFGKRNGIHIIDIRETIKGLLRSKKFLGAMVAQGSDVLLVGTKRQARETVAKQAQRVGMHYVNERWLGGTLTNFKTIRSRLARLEELESYETTGRIAALTKKERAMVDRERKKITRNLDGIRRMTRLPGVLVVLDVRREYIALKEARKLGIPTICLVDTDSDPDSADIVIPGNDDAMRAIDIIVTQLADAIEEGKRSRPAPGEGGGDSAGGPGTARPRRSRRLSTSEIAAMESGSGTATDDAGESGAIASGAETQVAQS; this is translated from the coding sequence TTGTCATCGGAGTTGGTCCGCGAGTTGATTGCATCGGGCGTGCATTTTGGCCACCGTGTGAGCCGGTGGAACCCCAAGATGGCCCCGTACATCTTCGGCAAGCGGAATGGAATTCACATCATCGATATTCGCGAGACCATCAAAGGTCTGCTTCGATCGAAGAAGTTTCTCGGCGCGATGGTTGCCCAAGGCAGCGATGTGCTGCTGGTCGGCACCAAGCGACAAGCCCGAGAGACCGTGGCAAAGCAGGCACAGCGCGTAGGCATGCACTACGTCAACGAACGATGGCTCGGCGGCACGCTCACGAACTTCAAAACCATTCGCTCCCGTCTGGCGCGCCTCGAAGAGCTGGAAAGCTACGAGACGACCGGTCGCATCGCCGCGCTCACCAAAAAGGAACGCGCAATGGTGGACCGGGAACGCAAGAAAATCACCCGCAATCTCGACGGCATCCGACGCATGACGCGGCTGCCCGGCGTGCTGGTGGTGCTGGACGTGCGGCGCGAGTACATCGCACTCAAGGAGGCCCGCAAGCTGGGCATCCCGACGATCTGCCTGGTCGATACGGACAGTGATCCGGACTCGGCCGACATCGTGATCCCCGGCAACGACGACGCCATGCGCGCGATTGACATCATCGTGACGCAACTGGCCGACGCCATCGAGGAAGGCAAGCGCAGTCGACCGGCGCCCGGCGAGGGTGGCGGCGATTCGGCCGGCGGCCCCGGCACGGCGCGTCCGCGGCGGTCCAGGCGCCTGTCGACCTCTGAAATCGCGGCGATGGAATCGGGCAGCGGAACCGCGACGGACGACGCCGGCGAGTCCGGTGCGATCGCCAGCGGCGCCGAAACGCAAGTCGCCCAGTCGTAG
- the rfaQ gene encoding putative lipopolysaccharide heptosyltransferase III: protein MSDLSQREFHRILIIKPSSPGDILHALPVLHALRWRYPSAHIAWLVATTFVDLIAADPDLNEVIPFDRKRFGRLGRSLSVTADFLSFVRQLRRKRFDLVVDLQGLFRSGFLARASGAAVRIGFADARELAPAFYSHRVPRGTSRDVHAVDKNLGVARLLNLDGAQPDVRITLTAEDRAAATQLLATAGVAECERFAALVPGTRWETKCWPAERFGELAGRLSEQCGVKSVLIGGKDDEPLADAAIRAAHDRAVSLCGRTTLRQVAAIIERAAIVVTADSTPMHMAAALGRPLVALFGPTNPARTGPYGRMNDVVRLPLNCSPCYFRKLSQCPYSLRCMNDLSVEAVFSAVAARLTPR from the coding sequence ATGAGCGATCTGTCGCAGCGCGAATTCCATCGCATTCTGATTATTAAGCCCAGTTCGCCGGGCGACATTCTGCACGCGCTGCCGGTGCTGCACGCGCTGCGGTGGCGCTACCCCTCGGCGCACATCGCGTGGCTGGTGGCGACGACGTTTGTCGATCTCATCGCCGCCGACCCGGATTTGAACGAAGTCATTCCGTTCGATCGGAAGCGATTCGGACGCCTTGGCCGGAGCCTGTCCGTCACAGCCGATTTCCTGTCCTTTGTGCGGCAACTGCGCCGCAAGCGATTCGATCTCGTCGTGGATCTCCAGGGCTTGTTTCGCAGCGGATTCCTGGCGCGGGCGTCGGGCGCGGCGGTGCGGATCGGTTTCGCCGACGCGCGGGAACTGGCCCCGGCTTTCTACTCGCATCGCGTTCCGCGCGGGACCAGTCGCGATGTCCACGCCGTGGACAAGAATCTCGGCGTGGCCCGATTGCTGAATCTCGACGGCGCGCAGCCCGACGTGCGCATCACGCTGACGGCGGAAGATCGCGCGGCCGCGACGCAACTGCTGGCAACCGCCGGCGTTGCGGAGTGCGAGCGATTTGCGGCGTTGGTTCCAGGCACGCGGTGGGAGACGAAGTGCTGGCCCGCGGAGCGTTTCGGCGAGCTGGCAGGGAGGCTGTCGGAGCAGTGCGGCGTCAAATCCGTGTTGATCGGCGGGAAGGATGACGAGCCGCTCGCCGACGCGGCCATTCGCGCCGCGCACGATCGCGCGGTCAGCCTGTGCGGCCGCACGACGCTGCGACAGGTCGCGGCGATCATCGAGCGCGCGGCGATCGTTGTGACGGCCGATTCCACGCCGATGCACATGGCGGCGGCGCTGGGGCGGCCGCTGGTCGCACTGTTCGGACCGACGAATCCGGCGCGGACCGGGCCGTACGGACGAATGAACGACGTGGTGCGCCTGCCGCTGAACTGCTCCCCCTGTTATTTTCGCAAACTGTCGCAATGCCCGTACAGCCTTCGGTGCATGAACGATCTTTCCGTCGAGGCCGTCTTCAGTGCAGTGGCCGCACGATTGACCCCGCGTTGA